One Paenibacillus crassostreae DNA segment encodes these proteins:
- a CDS encoding globin, translating to MNSNQSIYDNLGGEQALRALVESFYPKVQKDPLLSPLFPADINPVKEKQYMFLSQFFGGPSLYSDQFGHPMMRARHLPFPITEQHGVAWLKCMGEALSDIGVEESLKDFVLHRLSGPAHHFVNTPESDK from the coding sequence ATGAATTCTAATCAAAGCATTTATGATAATCTCGGAGGCGAACAAGCCTTACGCGCATTAGTTGAATCTTTTTATCCGAAGGTACAGAAAGATCCATTGCTTAGTCCTTTATTTCCAGCGGATATTAACCCTGTTAAAGAGAAACAATATATGTTTTTGAGTCAATTTTTCGGAGGGCCTTCTCTATATTCAGATCAATTCGGACATCCCATGATGCGAGCTCGACATCTACCTTTTCCAATAACAGAACAACATGGTGTAGCTTGGCTCAAATGTATGGGCGAAGCTCTTTCTGATATTGGCGTGGAAGAATCCTTAAAAGATTTTGTGTTACATCGGCTTTCTGGTCCTGCACATCATTTCGTGAATACTCCTGAATCAGACAAATAG
- a CDS encoding YycC family protein has translation MRPLQISPETAITLSKKLGVPIEHLMHMPQHILLQKIAELSKEDAPKSTDEKDPS, from the coding sequence ATGAGACCATTACAAATATCACCAGAGACAGCCATCACTCTATCGAAGAAACTAGGTGTCCCTATTGAGCATCTAATGCATATGCCTCAACATATATTATTACAAAAAATTGCTGAACTCAGCAAAGAAGATGCTCCAAAGTCGACAGATGAGAAGGATCCATCGTGA
- a CDS encoding DUF2225 domain-containing protein — protein sequence MSTLEPLYSIKINCLHCEQDFQSSRVRTSFKKSVRNDADFCSYYKEENPDYYVVRVCPKCGYASTENSATRLTDNQRKEITTKVSARWVERDFNGHRDWDNALETYKLALVCAQIIGDSERLIASILHHIAWLYRYKGDIEQEQRFLRFCLDSYILVYEHEGIGANNARLLYLIGELNRRVGDFNQAVLWFSRVINDKKIMDASMIRASREQWAVLREQMIAKKVDLPDEMKQ from the coding sequence TTGAGCACTCTAGAACCCCTATACTCCATCAAGATTAATTGCTTACACTGTGAACAGGATTTTCAATCATCACGAGTACGTACTAGTTTTAAGAAATCGGTCCGTAATGATGCGGATTTTTGCTCTTATTATAAGGAAGAGAATCCTGATTATTATGTGGTGAGGGTATGCCCTAAATGTGGATATGCATCCACTGAGAATTCGGCTACGAGGTTAACTGATAACCAGAGAAAAGAGATAACGACGAAGGTAAGTGCACGTTGGGTTGAGCGAGATTTCAATGGTCATAGAGATTGGGATAACGCGCTTGAGACATATAAGTTAGCATTGGTATGTGCACAGATCATTGGAGATTCAGAGAGGCTTATTGCGAGTATTCTCCATCATATAGCATGGTTATATCGTTATAAGGGGGATATAGAACAAGAGCAACGGTTTTTGAGGTTCTGTTTAGATTCTTACATCTTAGTGTATGAGCATGAAGGTATTGGAGCTAATAATGCTCGATTGTTATATTTAATTGGGGAACTTAACCGTAGAGTGGGTGATTTCAACCAAGCTGTATTGTGGTTCTCACGAGTAATTAATGATAAGAAAATTATGGATGCTTCTATGATTCGTGCTTCAAGAGAACAATGGGCCGTATTAAGAGAACAGATGATAGCCAAAAAAGTTGATTTGCCAGATGAGATGAAGCAATAG